A part of Candidatus Babeliaceae bacterium genomic DNA contains:
- a CDS encoding SGNH/GDSL hydrolase family protein, which yields MKKLLYINLLLHSIFTCTYMPHIHVFGDSHANWCFSNNGQREYVLDYNNLQIPFSVHWIIGKTMHGVGKDGLQILNLRKYGVQENDVALFTFGEIDARCHIGKQRDEQKRDLNDIIDLLIMRYLETINQNRALYKNIYCMVMEVIPPTDRCNNIQTPFYGTLEDRIAITRLLNKRLRAACLLYNIPFLQTHDIYANQDGSLNHALSDNCVHVGMKHNHLIKKRFIELLLSIY from the coding sequence ATGAAAAAATTATTATATATTAATTTATTATTACATAGCATATTCACATGTACATACATGCCACATATACACGTTTTTGGCGATAGCCATGCCAATTGGTGTTTTAGTAATAATGGACAACGAGAATACGTACTTGATTACAATAACCTACAGATACCCTTTTCAGTACATTGGATTATTGGCAAAACAATGCATGGGGTTGGCAAAGATGGACTGCAAATACTCAATCTCCGTAAGTATGGCGTTCAAGAAAATGACGTTGCACTTTTTACTTTTGGAGAAATAGATGCTCGTTGTCACATTGGCAAACAGAGAGATGAACAAAAGAGAGATCTCAATGACATTATTGATCTGCTTATTATGCGTTATCTAGAAACAATCAATCAAAATAGAGCGCTTTATAAAAATATTTATTGTATGGTCATGGAAGTTATACCCCCAACAGATAGATGCAATAATATACAAACGCCGTTTTATGGAACGCTAGAAGATAGAATTGCGATTACACGTCTACTTAATAAAAGGCTACGCGCCGCTTGCTTGCTCTATAATATACCATTCCTGCAGACGCATGATATTTATGCAAATCAAGATGGCTCATTAAATCACGCTTTGAGCGACAACTGCGTCCATGTCGGCATGAAGCACAATCATCTTATTAAAAAGCGTTTTATCGAGCTCTTATTGTCAATTTATTAA